In Mangifera indica cultivar Alphonso unplaced genomic scaffold, CATAS_Mindica_2.1 Un_0007, whole genome shotgun sequence, a single window of DNA contains:
- the LOC123205473 gene encoding phosphatidylinositol 4-phosphate 5-kinase 4-like produces the protein MSKEQYSSMAKAWEATIRKTQAARKRANSIFGTTSVAHADDENDQECTEKFAETSNVEKILSNGDYYIGQWYDNFPHGQGKYLWVDGCMYEGEWYKGKTMGKGRFSWPSGATYEGEFKMGFMDGNGTCTGSNGDTYKGQWVMNMKHGHGVKRYANGDSYDGEWRCGVQEGQGKYHWKNGNFYVGEWKQAVICGKGIFVWTNGNVYDGFWEDGVPKGNGTFKWPDESFYVGNWSRDPNEQNGNYFPSESGLERNLEWDPQNIYNVDLSDCKVSSGEKLSVMPSQKKLAVWLSSKGDHDKPRRLSVDGRVSVGLERPLDRMQLWDGDDKNIFPGRVSDGDLYVNYQNDHLKNNANAAAALEPIRLPRPGKRQGETISKGHKNYELMLNLQLGIRHSVGRPAPAASFDLKASAFDPKEKVWTKFPPEGTKHTPPHQSCEFKWKDYCPLVFRTLRKLFKVDPADYMISICGNDALRELSSPGKSGSFFYLTNDDRYMIKTIKKSELKVFLRMLPAYYNHFRSFESTLVTKFYGLHSVKLTGPIQRKVRFIIMGNLFCSEYTIHRRYDLKGSSLGRITDKPETDIDENTILKDLDLNFIFRLHKSWFQEFCRQIDRDCELLEQERIMDYSLLVGLHFRHTANGELIPSGAPTPAVDSESSDSNIPRLCREDMDQPYWWLGRIRLGLNMPALVERTVRRNECELQLIGEPTGEYYEVIMFFGIIDILQDYDITKKLEHAYKSFHYDPTSISAVDPRQYSKRFRDFILNVFAEDNI, from the exons ATGAGCAAAGAGCAATACAGCAGCATGGCGAAGGCATGGGAGGCCACGATACGAAAAACACAGGCGGCGAGAAAGCGCGCTAACAGCATCTTTGGGACGACATCCGTAGCCCATGCCGACGATGAAAACGATCAAGAGTGTACGGAAAAATTTGCAGAGACGTCCAATGTTGAAAAGATTTTATCAAATGGAGACTACTATATCGGGCAATGGTACGATAATTTTCCTCATGGACAAGGAAAATATTTGTGGGTGGACGGGTGCATGTATGAAGGAGAATGGTATAAAGGAAAAACAATGGGTAAAGGAAGGTTTAGTTGGCCATCAGGAGCGACTTATGAGGGAGAATTTAAAATGGGTTTTATGGATGGAAATGGTACATGTACTGGATCAAATGGAGATACTTATAAAGGGCAATGGGTGATGAACATGAAACATGGTCATGGAGTAAAACGTTATGCCAATGGGGATTCGTATGATGGTGAATGGCGATGTGGAGTTCAAGAAGGGCAAGGGAAATACCATTGGAAGAATGGTAATTTCTACGTTGGTGAATGGAAACAAGCAGTTATTTGCGGGAAAGGGATATTTGTATGGACTAATGGGAATGTATATGATGGTTTTTGGGAAGATGGTGTACCGAAAGGAAATGGGACCTTTAAATGGCCTGATGAGAGTTTTTATGTGGGGAATTGGAGTAGGGATCCTAATGAGCAAAATGGGAATTATTTTCCTTCGGAATCCGGGTTAGAGAGAAATCTAGAATGGGATCCTCAGAATATTTATAATGTGGATTTATCGGATTGCAAAGTTTCATCTGGAGAAAAACTTTCAGTGATGCCATCTCAAAAGAAATTGGCAGTATGGCTTTCTTCAAAAGGGGATCATGATAAGCCAAGGAGGCTTTCAGTTGATGGGAGGGTAAGTGTGGGCTTGGAGAGGCCACTAGATAGAATGCAACTGTGGGATGGCGATGATAAAAACATCTTTCCCGGGAGGGTTTCAGATGGGGATTTGtatgttaattatcaaaatgatcATCTTAAGAATAATGCTAATGCTGCTGCTGCTTTGGAGCCAATAAGATTGCCAAGGCCTGGAAAAAGACAAGGAGAAACAATAAGTAAAGGCCATAAAAATTATGAGCTTATGCTTAATTTGCAGCTTGGAATAAG ACATTCAGTTGGAAGGCCTGCGCCAGCAGCATCCTTCGATCTAAAGGCCTCAGCTTTCGATCCTAAGGAAAAGGTATGGACAAAATTTCCACCAGAGGGAACTAAACACACTCCACCGCATCAATCCTGTGAATTTAAATGGAAAGATTACTGCCCATTAGTGTTCAG GACTTTGAGAAAACTGTTCAAGGTGGACCCAGCTGATTACATGATATCTATTTGTGGAAACGATGCCCTAAGGGAGCTTTCATCTCCTGGTAAAAGTGGTAGCTTTTTTTACTTGACCAATGATGATCGCTACATGATCAAGACAATTAAGAAGTCTGAACTTAAA GTTTTTTTAAGAATGCTTCCAGCCTACTACAATCATTTTCGATCCTTTGAGAGCACTCTCGTCACCAAATTTTATGGTCTACATTCTGTAAAGTTAACTGGTCCAATTCAGAGGAAG GTACGCTTTATCATTATGGGGAATCTGTTTTGTTCAGAATATACCATTCATAGACGGTATGACTTGAAAGGATCTTCCCTTGGTCGCATAACAGACAAGCCCGAAACAGATATTGATGAAAACACTATTCTAAAAGACCTTGatcttaatttcatatttagGCTACACAAGTCTTGGTTTCAAGAATTCTGCAG ACAAATTGATAGAGATTGCGAGCTTCTGGAGCAAGAGAGAATTATGGACTATAGTCTTCTAGTGGGTCTTCACTTTAGACATACTGCAAATGGGGAATTGATTCCTTCTGGAGCTCCAACTCCTGCAG TAGATTCTGAAAGTAGTGATTCAAATATTCCTCGACTATGTAGAGAAGACATGGATCAACCA TATTGGTGGTTGGGAAGAATTAGGTTGGGTTTGAACATGCCAGCTCTGGTTGAAAGAACagtgagaagaaatgaatgcgAATTGCAGCTGATAGGAGAACCAACTGGAGAATATTACGAAGTTATAATGTTCTTTGGAATCATAGACATACTTCAAGATTATGACATTACCAAGAAGCTGGAGCATGCATATAAATCTTTCCATTATGATCCCACTTCTATTTCAGCTGTTGATCCAAGGCAGTATTCAAAGCGGTTTCGTGATTTCATACTTAATGTTTTTGCTGAAGACAATATctaa